The following proteins are encoded in a genomic region of Rhodoferax aquaticus:
- a CDS encoding CDP-alcohol phosphatidyltransferase family protein, translated as MLDRFAVRLIRPTLHVAAKALVKLGVGANSVTVVGFLIGIFAAVLIATQAYLAGAIAILLSRLSDGIDGAVARQTQATDAGGFLDITLDFLFYASIPLAFALANPAANALAAATLLMAFMGTSSSFLAFAALAAKRGLHSVDYPDKSFFFLGGLTEATETLATFMAMCLWPQHFALLAYTFAALCAVTTATRIWWGWKSFS; from the coding sequence ATGCTTGACCGTTTTGCTGTCCGTTTGATTCGCCCCACCCTGCATGTCGCCGCCAAAGCCTTGGTAAAGCTGGGCGTGGGTGCCAACAGTGTCACTGTCGTCGGCTTTCTTATTGGAATATTTGCTGCGGTTTTGATAGCTACCCAGGCATATTTAGCGGGCGCAATCGCCATATTGCTGTCTAGGCTCAGCGATGGTATTGACGGCGCCGTGGCCCGCCAAACCCAAGCTACCGATGCCGGTGGATTCTTGGACATTACCTTAGACTTTTTGTTTTATGCCAGCATTCCACTGGCCTTTGCGTTGGCTAACCCTGCTGCCAATGCACTGGCCGCTGCCACGCTGCTCATGGCGTTTATGGGTACCAGCTCCAGCTTTTTGGCATTTGCTGCACTTGCCGCCAAGCGGGGCTTGCACAGTGTGGACTACCCGGACAAGTCGTTCTTCTTTTTGGGCGGTCTCACCGAGGCCACCGAGACCTTGGCCACGTTCATGGCCATGTGCCTGTGGCCCCAGCACTTTGCGCTGCTGGCCTACACCTTTGCGGCGCTGTGCGCCGTGACCACCGCGACCCGTATTTGGTGGGGCTGGAAAAGCTTTAGCTAA
- a CDS encoding Lrp/AsnC family transcriptional regulator, whose product MQANIQIDNIDGRILTALGNDGRRSYAEVGNEVGLSTAAVHERVKKMLERGVIRRFSISVDPDSVGLGFTAFVAIRNDGGAHCREVAPRLREMTAVQELHSVAGEYDFLAKIRTHHARELEAVLYQIKSIPGVARTTSTVVLNTEFEDQPLRPIAA is encoded by the coding sequence ATGCAAGCAAATATACAGATAGATAACATTGACGGAAGAATTCTTACGGCGTTAGGCAATGATGGCCGACGTTCTTACGCCGAAGTTGGCAACGAGGTCGGGCTATCGACTGCCGCCGTGCACGAACGTGTCAAGAAGATGTTGGAGCGCGGCGTGATTCGGCGCTTCTCCATCAGTGTGGACCCTGACTCTGTCGGGCTGGGGTTTACCGCTTTTGTGGCCATTCGTAATGACGGCGGCGCACACTGCCGCGAGGTGGCCCCCCGCCTGCGTGAGATGACCGCCGTACAGGAGTTACACAGCGTGGCTGGGGAATACGACTTTTTAGCCAAAATACGCACCCACCATGCGCGCGAGTTGGAAGCCGTGCTCTACCAAATCAAGTCCATCCCTGGCGTGGCACGCACCACGAGCACCGTGGTGCTCAACACCGAATTTGAGGACCAGCCCCTGCGGCCCATCGCGGCGTAG
- a CDS encoding DUF547 domain-containing protein: MDRRTAIQFVAACTITTGANAVFSQNSSGIDHRYAAWDTLLKKYVQWLPDGKQSRVDYRGLTQARADLQAILAGWSGVSKAQFEGFSPAQRQAFLINAYNGFTLELVLGKYPDLKSIKDLGTLFQSPWKKQWFPLLGEQRSLDWVEHAQLRPVYKDPRLHAALNCASIGCPALRPEAFTDSALQRQLDDGMQRFMGDPTRNRYADGTLYLNAIFKWYRADFEKGHLGLFSLSDVGARYADQLSSQAEDRARLKAGGLPVEFLDYDWRLNDLAR, from the coding sequence ATGGATCGCAGAACTGCTATTCAATTTGTAGCTGCATGCACAATAACCACGGGCGCAAATGCGGTTTTTTCTCAAAATTCTTCCGGCATTGACCACCGCTATGCCGCATGGGATACCCTGCTCAAGAAATACGTGCAGTGGCTGCCAGACGGCAAGCAGTCGCGGGTGGACTACCGGGGGCTAACCCAGGCGAGAGCGGACTTGCAGGCCATTCTTGCTGGCTGGTCGGGCGTCAGCAAGGCCCAGTTTGAGGGCTTCTCGCCTGCACAACGGCAAGCCTTTCTCATCAACGCCTACAACGGCTTCACTTTGGAGCTGGTGCTGGGCAAGTACCCAGACCTCAAGTCCATCAAAGACCTGGGCACCCTCTTCCAATCGCCTTGGAAGAAGCAGTGGTTCCCACTGCTGGGCGAGCAGCGCAGCTTGGACTGGGTGGAGCATGCGCAACTGCGCCCTGTGTACAAGGACCCGCGCCTGCACGCCGCCCTGAACTGCGCCAGCATCGGCTGCCCCGCCTTGCGCCCTGAGGCATTTACCGACAGCGCGCTGCAGCGCCAACTGGACGACGGCATGCAGCGGTTTATGGGCGACCCCACCCGCAACCGCTATGCCGACGGCACCCTCTATCTCAACGCCATCTTCAAGTGGTACCGGGCCGACTTTGAGAAAGGCCACCTAGGGCTTTTCTCCTTAAGCGATGTAGGTGCCCGCTATGCCGACCAACTCAGCTCCCAAGCCGAGGACCGCGCCCGCCTCAAAGCAGGTGGCTTGCCCGTTGAATTCTTGGACTACGATTGGCGGCTCAATGACTTGGCCCGCTGA
- a CDS encoding FAD-dependent oxidoreductase codes for MKTSKILLLSGLAALVVLFFALDLGRFLSLVYLQQSQESFSQWYAASPWLVRGLYFATYLAVASLSLPGAAVLTLAGGGVLGFGWGLLLVSFASSLGATLSFLIARFVLQSTVQDRFGARLAEFNKGVEREGAWYLLSLRLIPVVPFFVINLAMGLTTMRARTFYWVSQVGMLAGTAVYVNAGTQLANIHSLQDVVSPALLGSFVLLGIFPLIARKLMDAVQQRKVYARWKHVKPKQFDRNMVVIGGGAGGLVSAYIAAVVKAKVTLVEAHKMGGDCLNYGCVPSKALIKSAKLAAQMKHGSQYGLHDTPASFSFKAVMQRIHAVIAAIEPHDSIERYTGLGVEVLQGYAKILNPWTVEIALNGGGKQILTTRSIVIAAGARPFVPPLPGLDTVGYVTSDTLWDTFAQLDEVPKRLVVLGGGPIGCELAQSFARLGSEVTQIEMADRIMAREDAEVSALVTQVMQADGVRVLTGHKALRCEIDQGEKILVVESAGKELRIGFDQLLCAVGRVARLTGYGLEDLGIPVQRTVAINEYLQTIYPNIYAVGDVAGPFQFTHTAAHQAWYAAVNGLFGDFKKFKADYSVIPWATFVDPEVARVGLNEQEAKDKGIAVEVTRFPLDDLDRAIADSDTHGFVKVLTQPGKDKILGVTIVGTHAGDLLAEYVLAMRHGLGLNKILGTIHTYPTLSEANKYAAGEWKRAHQPHGLLEWVRKFHTWRRG; via the coding sequence ATGAAAACTTCCAAAATTCTTTTGCTCTCTGGCCTGGCCGCGCTGGTCGTGCTGTTTTTTGCGCTCGACTTGGGCCGCTTTCTGAGCTTGGTCTATTTGCAGCAAAGCCAGGAGAGTTTTAGCCAGTGGTATGCCGCATCGCCATGGTTGGTACGCGGCCTCTACTTCGCCACCTACCTCGCGGTAGCGTCGCTGTCCCTCCCAGGGGCTGCCGTACTCACGCTCGCAGGGGGTGGGGTTTTGGGGTTTGGCTGGGGCTTGTTGCTGGTGTCATTTGCGTCCTCGCTCGGGGCTACGCTCTCATTTTTGATAGCACGCTTTGTATTGCAAAGCACGGTGCAAGACCGTTTCGGTGCGCGACTGGCCGAGTTCAACAAGGGCGTGGAACGTGAAGGCGCGTGGTATTTGCTGAGCTTGCGGCTGATCCCGGTGGTGCCGTTTTTTGTGATCAACCTCGCCATGGGATTGACCACCATGCGGGCACGCACCTTCTACTGGGTCAGCCAGGTGGGCATGTTGGCAGGTACCGCCGTGTACGTAAATGCGGGCACCCAACTCGCCAACATTCACAGCCTGCAAGATGTGGTGAGCCCTGCCCTGCTAGGTTCTTTTGTGCTCTTGGGCATATTTCCGCTCATCGCACGCAAGCTGATGGACGCGGTCCAGCAGCGCAAGGTCTACGCCCGCTGGAAGCATGTCAAACCCAAGCAATTTGACCGCAATATGGTGGTCATTGGCGGCGGTGCAGGGGGCTTGGTGAGTGCCTACATTGCCGCCGTGGTCAAGGCCAAAGTCACCTTGGTTGAAGCCCACAAAATGGGCGGGGACTGCCTGAACTACGGCTGCGTGCCCAGCAAAGCCCTGATCAAAAGCGCCAAGCTAGCCGCACAGATGAAGCATGGCAGCCAGTACGGCCTGCACGACACGCCCGCCAGTTTCAGCTTCAAGGCAGTGATGCAGCGCATCCACGCGGTCATTGCCGCGATTGAACCGCACGACAGTATTGAGCGCTACACCGGCTTAGGGGTGGAGGTGCTTCAGGGCTACGCCAAAATTCTCAACCCGTGGACGGTGGAGATAGCGCTAAACGGCGGCGGCAAGCAGATTCTGACAACCCGCAGCATTGTGATTGCGGCAGGTGCACGACCTTTTGTGCCGCCACTGCCCGGCTTGGACACCGTGGGCTATGTGACCAGCGACACACTGTGGGACACCTTTGCCCAGTTGGATGAGGTACCCAAGCGTTTGGTGGTCTTGGGGGGCGGCCCCATTGGCTGCGAGCTGGCGCAAAGCTTTGCACGCTTGGGCTCCGAAGTGACCCAGATAGAAATGGCGGATCGCATCATGGCGCGCGAGGATGCAGAAGTGTCTGCGCTGGTGACCCAAGTGATGCAAGCCGACGGGGTGCGGGTGCTCACCGGGCACAAGGCCTTGCGTTGCGAAATCGACCAGGGTGAAAAGATACTGGTGGTGGAGTCTGCAGGCAAGGAGCTGCGCATTGGCTTTGACCAACTGCTGTGCGCCGTGGGCCGCGTGGCCCGTTTGACCGGCTATGGGCTAGAAGACCTGGGCATTCCGGTGCAGCGCACCGTGGCGATTAACGAGTATTTGCAAACCATTTACCCCAACATCTACGCCGTGGGCGATGTGGCGGGGCCGTTCCAATTCACCCACACGGCCGCCCACCAAGCCTGGTACGCGGCTGTCAACGGCTTGTTTGGCGACTTCAAAAAATTCAAGGCCGACTACTCCGTGATTCCTTGGGCCACCTTTGTGGACCCCGAGGTGGCGCGGGTTGGCCTGAACGAACAAGAGGCCAAGGACAAAGGCATTGCGGTGGAAGTCACCCGCTTCCCCTTGGACGACTTGGACCGCGCCATTGCCGACAGTGACACCCATGGCTTTGTCAAAGTGCTCACCCAGCCTGGCAAAGACAAGATACTGGGCGTCACCATTGTGGGCACACATGCGGGAGACCTGTTGGCGGAATACGTGCTGGCCATGCGCCATGGGCTGGGGCTCAACAAAATATTGGGCACCATTCACACCTACCCCACGCTCAGCGAAGCCAACAAATACGCCGCCGGTGAATGGAAGCGCGCCCACCAGCCCCACGGATTGCTCGAATGGGTGCGCAAATTCCACACCTGGCGCAGAGGCTAA